GTAAGTTGCTAACatccacttttgttctgaccaaaaaaggggaaaaaagcattgcaataaATCGTGTTGACGATCGTTTATCATATCACATCAAACCGTGCAAAATAtactttttcaaatgttacttttatttatacttttttaaatgttaacatCAGCATTGACTACATTTACTGTGTATTAGGGCTACCCGTAATTCAGTTTCCATTTCAGTGCAGTCAAATTTTGCATATACCTAACAACAAATGAATGTGACGTAGAGGTGACTGCTCCCTCTCATTGCAAGCACAAAATAATTGGTTTACCGTAAAGAAACAGCAAAGAAAACTTTGTAACTGTATGAATGAAGTGGACAGGTGTGCTACTGTCATATAGCCTATACATAAAATGTATAACCTGTCTAGgagaaaaaaagctgaaaaaccaTAAAACACAGTGAATACCTAAATGCTAATAGTCAAAGTGTTAAATCATGCCAAGAACTCTATAAAAACTCCATATTTAATAACTAGCCcccagaataccttagcaagtgcctagcaaccacactataatataatagtttcttttcctctcaattctgatttcatttcCCCCTCTTctcattcgacacggtgccatcgagtgttaaaacgcgaaaggcgaaccttgaatttatgggtatgtccctctttgactgtactttcaagatggaggggcaacatggcgaccggcattcgaacccctcacctgtatgtattttcaatggcatattataaaattacgagaatactttattacttgaaagaagtaaatatacattaatgagcacatatatttttgaaagaactaagtgttttagctaagaataaagtCTTGACACTGTTTTTGCCCATGTAGGATCCAAAAGATACAGTTCAGAATCAGAGATTTCTTGCACTCAAATCAAGATTAGTCTTAGTCCTGATTTTGTCATCAGTGTAAAACATTATTGTTTGCATGTCATCATTCTAAAACATTGTAAACATCATGTAAAGCTTTCCTTTTCAGTGAATATGATTTAACAAAGAAATTAAGTGAATTGAAACCAACTTACTCACAGGTTTACCTATTCAAACCAACCTCCAGCAAAAGCTGATAAAAGAACATATAACTGAAATGTTATCTGAGCATGTCCAACGACATTTCTCTATAATGGTACTATAAAAAAGCTTCCTGTAGGTGTAAGTGTCTTCAGTTTTGCATGCAATCACCCAGACAGCAAACTTAtggttatgttttattatgccTTGAACAAACAGATAAAAAAGCATATATTGTAATACAGTTGAACTTGAATTGAATTGTTTCTCACTCTCAATGACACCCAGTTTGAAGAATCTGCATTATATTGCATATCATTTAATCACTCTCATGTCATGCCAAACCTGTAGGAATTTCGTATGACCATGGAATACTAAAGGAGGAAGGTTGTATTTCGGAATTTTccattgacaaaatattttttaatgctaAGTTTTAAAGAGTGGAAAAAACACCATAACAATAATTTGTGCACTTTTCCCAAATAATTATTTGCTTAAAAACATTCTCTCTGCCATACCAAAATTCTACTGTACTTTCACATGCTGAAACACCAAGCTGACATCATGGCAAAGCTACCATGAGAGCAACCGATTTATGATTATATACAAGtaacaaaatgaaatatgaaaatacaattGGTTTCTATTAAGTGCAGTGTGCTTTGAGGACTTCATTacgttacattttaaaattatccGTTATTGTTTGACAACCAGTAAGTGTCCAAATTATTATTGCCTTCACTTTAAACACTATTGTTTTATAACTTAAAACATTCTATAAATTAAAACCTGGTTTGCTTGTGCTCATTAAAATAGAGGATACTTTGTTGGATATTTTTGGTTTAATAATGCAGACTTTTTAAGTGTGgcttaaatgttcaaatgtATCGAGGCcattgtaaatgcaaatatacaTCAAGCCAATGGCTAACCACATGATATCAATGAGTTattatcacttcagacagaacACTTCCTATACCAGAGCTAAAAACGCTGCTGTCATCGACACTTGTTTCTGGATCCATCAAGAATTGTGAGgtattattttatcatttttgtTGTAACGGTTTAAAAAGGTCAAATTTAGACATAAATTCCATAAAAAAAAGCATAGAAACAGCTTATGCATATGCTATTTCTGCAATTTTCATTTATCTGTCtataacattaattaaaaaaaaaaaaaaaaaaatatatatatatatatatatatatatatatatatatatatatatatatatatatatatatatatatataaaaacatttgacaATTTTTTCCTCCATCTCATCTGTAAATACTTTCATATCAGCTCTGTACTGCATTGAACCTCTTTGTAAATGCAGTTTTGTATTAATGTCTTATTTTATTCTGTGCCATCCTTAGACAATTAAGAACATGAGAGCTCCTGGCAAAATTCTCATCATCTTGATGCTGCTGtgagttaaaaaaacaaaaaacagagtGATTTTTTTGGGTGCAAATTGGGTGGGATATTGGGGTTTGGatgattaaaaaagaaaactacAACAATGGTAATGTTATTTGAAATTTGTATTGAATACCAATTACCACAAGGTttcaatattaaattaatattagggccgggactttaacgcgttaattaagattaattaattacgggattttaacgcattaattaattacgcaaaaaaataaataacaattttaaccacacttatttttgcaccgcggaacgtttttcaatgaatgagtttcgacggaccgattatactggaacaccaactagtgctcacgagtcacgacaacaaaccatagtgaacatgaacgaagaagctgatgagaccgctttgcttggccccgtggatggaaaattttcttttaaaaaacgaaaggatggaagcgtcgactagagcatggttgtgtgcaagctatacaacaaggagtctgcgtatcaccgcagcacatcgagcctcaaatatcacaaatacgcttttgctacacttaatggcaaacattgcactggtctgctgcactgaaataaataaacaatattttgttgattaagcttatgtattcagttaTTATTCAGTAGTATactaaaatccatgtgaaaaattacttctcactgttctcaggtcaaatatttgtatgcgattaaaatgcgattaattaattacaaagcctcaattagattaatttttttaatcgagtcccggccctaattaatataaatatatggttacactttatttacacacacacacacagatttgtATTGTATAAAGAACTTCTGTCAAATACTGCTGACTTGATATTCTGATTTTGTTCCACAGACTGCACAAGAGTAGCCAACAAGAGGCATTTAATGATCAGGCGACACTTATTGCCCCTAAAATTGTTGGTTGGATGGAAGCTCTGAATGATGACACGTTAATCTCTGACATCACTATTCCTGGTACCCATGACTCCCTGGCTCTTCATGGAGGACTATTTGCAGAATGTCAGGCATGGAGACTAGAGGACCAGTTAATGGCTGGGATACGCTACTTCGACTTCAGAGTGTCTGGCATTAGATTAATTATTATGCATGACTGGTTTAACAAACATGTATTTTTCTCTGATGTTTTCAACACAATTAAGAGGTTTTTATCTGTATATAAATCTGAGACAGTGTTGGTCAGAGTTAATGCTGAATTCTTTCATCTTATGAGCAAAGTTCCAGATTTAGTTGCAGATACGATTGAAAATGATATTAGCTTGGTTGAAGAAACAATACCAACAATTGGTGAAGTAAGAGGAAAGATTGTACTTGTTCCGAATAATGCCTTTACACTGGGTATTCCTCTGTTTGAAACTGATCAACGTAATGACTATATAGTAACagatgttgaactaaataaagaaaagaatAGACAGCATTTGACTGAGGCTAGAGATGATAAAAGTAGAAATGTTATAGTTGTTCTAAATTATTCAAGTGGCACAGGCTGGCCTAAATTCAGGCCATTTGAACCCCCCAAAAGTTTGGCAAGCAAAATTAACCCGTGGCTGTATGATCATCTCAATAACGAATCTAATACCCATCCCAAGCCTTGTTTTGGGGTTATAGCCATGGACTATTTGATTAGAAAGATCATTGAATTCAATCAGTAaatgtttcagtctgtaatTATCAAGAAACGAATGCTCATGACCGATTATGTTTATTCAAACCAGAGAGCTGCTCtgtgttttaatttttcttTATGGTTTTTGTAGTCATGAAGGACTCCATTGCTGGTCATGACAATATTGAAtttattctcttttttttcttgtaatggAATGGCTTTCTGTGTCTCATTAATTCATCCCAATCATTTAAAATGATTGGATAtactaaattaatataataaaaattctACTAAATTGGAGCATGTCATTTTTGGTGCAATATGTGATCTGGGAAATGCTAACTTTAGCCTGCTAGCATGCAAATCGCTGTCCTCATCTCTGAAACacatgaatgcacacagacCAGACTCAAGATGACCAGAGACAATGTTATTGGATTATTACATGTGtcattttccaggtttctgcCCAGAGTGGAttagtgcactcattcaatcccagtGTACGAGTGTAGGCTACAGCCGATGTAGGCTACACCCAACAACTCTGTTTGTCCGAATGAGACTAACGTAGACTAGTAAATTAGGGTTTAGGGGAGATTTGGGATTCGGCCCATGTCTAATGAGGGTTGCATAATTTCACCAGCAGGTGGCCTGTATGATCCGAAGTACTCAAGTGTAAAGGCAGAACAGAGCCACCAGATAAATGTTTCATAATAAATATGTTATCAATTAAAGTAGGCCTACCATGGCTGCCACACAGAAGCTTGGGCTAAAGGGTCCTTTAAAATTCATAGGCCTTTATGTgcgttcatttatttttgttattcacCACATCGCGCTTACCCGATCAGTGCAAGAGCTTTTCTGTTTAACACTGTCAGAAAAACAGCTGTTGATGGGAAAAACGTAGTCTGGCGAACTTTTTCACAGCTTTCATTGGCCAAAAAACGACCAAGAGGAAGTTTGACTgacataaaaatgcagaaagttttgtgtgatgtgtATTTAGGTGtaggctacactgtaaaaaataaaaacagaaaatgtagcCTAAGCCTattggtaattttctgccagtagcCTACTTGTCCAGTAATTTTACGTAAATTTccgttaacccttaaaacacaaactaatgcatgACTAATTAAAaaacaggtaaaacacctgtaaaaactaaaccaaaaaacaaacaaacaattccttcatatttatacagtagggCCTACATGTGCCATTTTTTActgacattttaatttatttattttttacagtgcagggttagtgtaaggggtgagaatatacagtttgtgcagtataaaaaccattacgtcaatgtgtgtgtgtttgtggccCGGCATGGTAAACATACAatacattatggggacaaaatgtccacaCAAAGATGACAATATCCAGTCCTTGTGGGGAaatttttggtccccatgaggaaaacagcttatgaatcatactaaattatgctttttgaaaaagcaaaaatgcacacacacacacacacacacacacacacacacacacacacacacacacacacacacacacacacacacacacacacacacacacacacacacacacacccgtctTAATACACCACAAAACCATCAAGCTACAACCATCTTGCCTTTTCCATTAAAACACTTtgtattaaaatgtttacatgGTAAAAGctgcttttttaaataaacgaCATTTGTGTCACCggcttttatgattttttataCCATAGCCAGAGAATCTCCCAATGTTTCAAATGTTTCTCAGTTCACTGACACGGAAATGACGAAACATCTgtctttaaattatattaaaataagggCTATACAAAAGTAtgagaataaaaacataaaagtagGCCTATCTCTGATTTCAGGTAGCATCACACAAGTCAGCTGCTGTATAAAGTGTG
This DNA window, taken from Pseudorasbora parva isolate DD20220531a chromosome 7, ASM2467924v1, whole genome shotgun sequence, encodes the following:
- the LOC137083579 gene encoding 1-phosphatidylinositol phosphodiesterase-like, with amino-acid sequence MRAPGKILIILMLLLHKSSQQEAFNDQATLIAPKIVGWMEALNDDTLISDITIPGTHDSLALHGGLFAECQAWRLEDQLMAGIRYFDFRVSGIRLIIMHDWFNKHVFFSDVFNTIKRFLSVYKSETVLVRVNAEFFHLMSKVPDLVADTIENDISLVEETIPTIGEVRGKIVLVPNNAFTLGIPLFETDQRNDYIVTDVELNKEKNRQHLTEARDDKSRNVIVVLNYSSGTGWPKFRPFEPPKSLASKINPWLYDHLNNESNTHPKPCFGVIAMDYLIRKIIEFNQ